A window from Luteibacter flocculans encodes these proteins:
- a CDS encoding aldo/keto reductase: protein MKLRPLGRSPLQVAPLAFGGNVFGWSVDERRSFELLDAFVDHGFNLIDTADVYEAWVPGNEGGESETIIGKWLKASGKRDSVLIATKVGKWARYPGLSPTNIREAVDDSLRRLQTDRIDLYQSHEDDPKVPLEETLRAFDDLVQAGKVRVIGASNYDASRLEDALHTSRDKGLARYESLQPEYNLMDRAGFENGLQPLCEREQVSVISYYSLASGFLSGKYRSEADLDKSKARGGRVKTYLNERGYRVLGALDEVAQAYGATPAQVALAWVMAQPAIAAAIASATTVEQLGEIAKAATLVLRADDVAKLKAASDI, encoded by the coding sequence ATGAAGCTTCGTCCACTTGGCCGCTCACCCTTGCAGGTGGCCCCACTCGCCTTCGGCGGCAACGTGTTCGGATGGAGCGTCGATGAGCGACGCTCGTTCGAACTGCTCGACGCCTTCGTCGACCATGGGTTCAACCTGATCGACACCGCCGACGTCTACGAGGCCTGGGTGCCGGGCAACGAAGGCGGCGAATCGGAAACGATCATCGGCAAATGGCTGAAGGCCTCGGGCAAGCGCGACAGCGTCCTCATTGCCACCAAGGTCGGCAAGTGGGCGCGCTACCCCGGTCTGTCGCCCACCAACATCCGCGAAGCGGTGGACGATTCGCTGCGTCGCCTGCAGACCGATCGCATCGATCTCTACCAGTCGCACGAGGACGATCCGAAGGTGCCGCTGGAAGAAACGCTGCGCGCGTTCGACGACCTGGTGCAGGCCGGCAAGGTGCGCGTCATCGGCGCGTCGAACTACGACGCCTCGCGATTGGAAGATGCACTGCACACCAGCCGCGACAAAGGCCTCGCCCGTTACGAATCGCTGCAGCCCGAATACAACCTGATGGACCGCGCGGGCTTCGAGAACGGTCTGCAACCGCTCTGCGAGCGCGAACAAGTCAGTGTCATCAGCTACTACTCGCTCGCCAGCGGATTCCTGAGCGGCAAGTACCGCAGCGAAGCCGACCTGGACAAGAGTAAGGCACGCGGTGGCCGGGTAAAGACCTACCTCAACGAACGCGGTTATCGCGTGCTCGGAGCGCTCGACGAGGTCGCGCAGGCGTATGGCGCCACGCCAGCCCAAGTCGCGCTGGCCTGGGTGATGGCACAGCCGGCGATTGCCGCTGCCATTGCGAGCGCGACGACGGTGGAACAATTGGGCGAGATCGCGAAGGCGGCGACGCTCGTGCTGAGGGCGGACGACGTGGCGAAACTCAAGGCCGCCAGCGACATCTGA
- a CDS encoding LysR substrate-binding domain-containing protein, which translates to MSRLPLGLLQGFVLVARTGKLSRAAEQLNLTVSALSHQVRNLEERLGRSLFDRGPRGVTLTADGANLLEAIGHHFEGIEHALGRYQGRHHDTVTLSVLPSVASSWLVPRLPRLVGKHPELELSLHSSVSVVDFDREPTVDVAFRYGLGAWPRTKAERLFDEYIVPIASPSLVRRMGGLPDTSLAGWPLLGDPSGRWNDWAEAFGMPLPSRYVARFDNTEHLQRAVLEGMGVALGRLVMARSLIECGALTVLCKERLRVTEAYYLVYPKRSETHHGVARFREWLLGEAKEYEAGIAAGLPLSA; encoded by the coding sequence ATGTCCCGCCTCCCGCTCGGTCTTCTTCAGGGGTTCGTCCTGGTCGCGCGCACCGGCAAGCTGTCGCGTGCGGCGGAACAGTTGAACCTCACCGTCAGTGCGCTGAGTCATCAGGTGCGCAACCTGGAAGAGCGCCTTGGCCGATCGCTGTTCGATCGCGGTCCCCGCGGCGTGACCCTGACCGCCGACGGCGCCAATCTCCTCGAGGCCATCGGCCACCATTTCGAAGGTATCGAGCACGCGCTGGGTCGCTACCAGGGGCGTCACCACGACACGGTGACGCTGAGCGTCCTGCCCTCGGTGGCGTCGAGCTGGCTCGTGCCGCGCCTGCCGCGCCTGGTCGGCAAGCATCCCGAGCTGGAACTGAGTCTGCATTCCTCCGTCTCGGTGGTCGATTTCGACCGCGAGCCGACCGTGGACGTGGCGTTCCGTTATGGCCTGGGTGCCTGGCCGCGCACGAAGGCGGAACGTCTCTTCGACGAATACATAGTCCCCATCGCCAGCCCGTCGCTGGTCCGGCGGATGGGCGGCCTGCCCGATACGTCCCTGGCCGGCTGGCCCTTGCTGGGCGACCCGTCGGGCCGCTGGAACGACTGGGCGGAAGCGTTCGGGATGCCCTTGCCCTCGCGCTACGTCGCGCGATTCGACAACACCGAACACCTCCAGCGTGCGGTCCTGGAAGGCATGGGCGTGGCCCTCGGCCGCCTGGTCATGGCGCGCTCGCTGATCGAATGCGGCGCGCTCACCGTACTGTGCAAGGAGCGCCTGCGCGTCACCGAGGCCTATTACCTCGTCTATCCCAAGCGTTCGGAAACCCACCACGGCGTGGCCCGCTTCCGCGAATGGCTGCTGGGTGAGGCGAAGGAATACGAGGCGGGCATCGCCGCCGGCCTGCCGCTGTCGGCCTGA
- the mgtA gene encoding magnesium-translocating P-type ATPase, which translates to MKIQTSQAGTAAKTLNHITAEAYRPAADLLRSLDSRPDGLDETAIAERLDRDGINEVGHEKPPHWSIQLLHAFRNPFIIVLLVLSVVQLVTEPDDYTGPTIIAVMVGISVLLSFTQEFRSSRAAEKLKAMVRNTATVTRRAEDGHAERIEVPVEELVVGDIVHLGAGDMVPADLRLMAAKDLFISQAILTGESLPVEKAAPSGSAVGDTSSGPLDLPTVCYMGTNVVSGTATAVVLATGARTYLGSLAHTLSGERVQTSFDRGIASVSWLLIRFMAVMVPIVFFINGFDKHDWLEAFMFGLSVAVGLTPEMLPLIVTANLGKGAIAMSKRKVVVKRLNAIQNFGAMDVLCTDKTGTLTLDKIVLERHVDLAGGDSDEALEFGYLNSRFQTGLRNLMDKAVLEHRDLEPVARRFRIVDEIPFDFQRRRMSVVVSDGQGEQLLVCKGAVEEMLAICTQARTGDVIEDMTDEKRAEIRAMTRRLNEDGLRVLIVAMRRDPSAERAYGVADEAGLTAVGCLAFLDPPKDSAATAIRALHHHGVAVKVITGDNEAVTRKICAEVGLDVSASAQGRDIEQLDDEALDAMVERTTVFAKMSPVQKARVVKALQRRGHTVGFLGDGINDAPALREADVGISVDTATDIAKESADIILLEKNLMVLEEGVVEGRVTFGNIMKYIKMTASSNFGNVFSVLVASAFLPFLPMLPLQILVQNLLYDLSQLSIPFDRMDDEYLRQPRKWDAGDIGRFMVWIGPVSSVFDITTFWLMWHVFGANGPEHQSLFQSGWFIEGLLSQTLVVHMIRTRRIPFLRSMASAPVLALTGAIMVVGMLIPFSTLGARIGMQPLPGIYFAWLALTLVSYCILTQVMKTIYIRRYGRWL; encoded by the coding sequence ATGAAGATCCAGACCTCGCAGGCCGGTACGGCCGCCAAGACCCTCAACCACATCACTGCGGAAGCCTATCGCCCCGCGGCCGATCTCCTGCGCTCGCTGGACTCCCGCCCCGACGGTCTCGACGAAACCGCGATCGCGGAGCGTCTCGACCGCGACGGTATCAACGAAGTCGGCCACGAGAAGCCGCCGCACTGGTCGATCCAGTTGCTGCACGCGTTCCGCAACCCTTTCATCATCGTGCTGCTCGTGTTGTCCGTCGTGCAGCTGGTGACCGAGCCCGACGACTACACCGGACCGACGATCATCGCGGTGATGGTCGGCATCAGCGTGCTGCTGTCGTTCACCCAGGAATTCCGTTCGTCGCGCGCGGCGGAGAAGCTGAAGGCGATGGTCCGCAATACGGCCACCGTCACGCGCCGCGCAGAGGATGGTCACGCCGAGCGCATCGAGGTGCCGGTCGAGGAACTGGTGGTAGGCGACATCGTTCACCTCGGCGCGGGCGACATGGTGCCCGCCGACCTGCGTCTGATGGCGGCGAAGGATCTCTTCATCAGCCAGGCGATCCTCACGGGTGAGTCGCTCCCCGTGGAGAAGGCGGCGCCCAGCGGCTCGGCCGTAGGCGATACGAGCAGCGGCCCGCTGGACCTTCCGACGGTCTGCTACATGGGCACCAACGTCGTGTCCGGTACCGCCACCGCCGTGGTACTCGCCACGGGCGCGCGCACCTATCTGGGCTCGCTCGCGCACACGCTGTCCGGCGAACGCGTGCAGACGAGCTTCGACCGCGGCATCGCCTCGGTGAGCTGGCTGCTGATCCGCTTCATGGCGGTGATGGTGCCGATCGTTTTCTTCATCAACGGTTTCGACAAGCACGACTGGCTCGAAGCCTTCATGTTCGGGCTGTCGGTCGCGGTCGGTCTCACGCCCGAGATGTTGCCGCTGATCGTCACGGCCAATCTCGGCAAGGGCGCCATCGCCATGTCGAAGCGCAAGGTCGTGGTGAAGCGCCTCAACGCGATCCAGAACTTCGGCGCGATGGACGTGCTCTGCACCGACAAGACGGGCACGCTCACCCTGGACAAGATCGTGCTGGAACGGCACGTGGATCTGGCGGGCGGCGATTCCGACGAAGCGCTCGAATTCGGTTACCTCAACAGCCGTTTCCAGACGGGCCTGCGCAACCTCATGGACAAGGCGGTGCTGGAGCATCGCGACCTCGAACCCGTCGCGCGACGCTTCCGCATCGTCGACGAGATCCCGTTCGACTTCCAGCGTCGGCGCATGTCGGTCGTGGTGAGCGACGGGCAGGGCGAGCAACTGCTGGTATGCAAGGGCGCAGTGGAGGAAATGCTCGCGATCTGCACGCAGGCGCGCACAGGCGACGTGATCGAGGACATGACCGACGAGAAACGCGCCGAGATCCGCGCGATGACGCGGCGGCTCAACGAGGACGGTCTGCGCGTGCTGATCGTGGCCATGCGCCGCGATCCATCGGCGGAGCGTGCCTATGGCGTGGCCGACGAGGCAGGCCTCACCGCCGTGGGTTGCCTTGCCTTCCTCGATCCTCCGAAGGATTCCGCGGCCACGGCGATCCGCGCGCTGCACCACCATGGCGTCGCGGTGAAGGTCATCACCGGCGATAACGAGGCGGTCACGCGGAAGATCTGTGCGGAGGTCGGACTCGACGTGAGCGCTTCGGCGCAGGGGCGCGACATCGAACAGCTCGACGACGAAGCGCTGGACGCGATGGTCGAGAGGACCACCGTGTTCGCGAAGATGTCGCCCGTGCAGAAGGCGCGCGTGGTGAAGGCCTTGCAGCGCCGCGGACACACCGTGGGCTTCCTGGGCGACGGCATCAACGACGCCCCGGCGCTGCGCGAGGCCGACGTCGGCATTTCGGTGGATACCGCCACCGACATTGCCAAAGAGTCCGCCGACATCATCCTGCTCGAAAAGAACCTGATGGTGCTTGAGGAAGGTGTGGTCGAAGGCCGCGTCACCTTCGGCAACATCATGAAGTACATCAAGATGACGGCCAGCTCGAACTTCGGCAACGTGTTCAGCGTGCTGGTGGCGAGCGCGTTCCTTCCGTTCTTGCCGATGCTGCCCTTGCAGATCCTCGTGCAGAACCTGCTTTACGATCTGTCGCAGCTCTCGATTCCATTCGACCGCATGGACGACGAATATCTGCGCCAGCCGCGCAAGTGGGACGCGGGCGACATCGGTCGCTTCATGGTGTGGATCGGCCCGGTCAGTTCGGTGTTCGACATCACCACGTTCTGGCTGATGTGGCACGTGTTCGGCGCCAACGGCCCTGAGCACCAGTCGCTGTTCCAATCGGGCTGGTTCATCGAAGGCCTGCTCTCGCAGACCCTCGTGGTGCACATGATCCGCACGCGGCGCATTCCGTTCCTGCGCAGCATGGCGTCGGCGCCGGTGCTGGCGCTCACGGGCGCGATCATGGTGGTGGGCATGCTCATTCCGTTCAGCACGCTGGGTGCGCGCATCGGCATGCAGCCGTTGCCGGGCATCTATTTCGCCTGGCTGGCGCTGACGCTGGTGAGCTACTGCATCCTGACCCAGGTAATGAAGACGATCTACATCCGGCGTTACGGCCGCTGGCTGTAA
- a CDS encoding diguanylate cyclase, which translates to MGHIRHRLSLCAVALLLASYASMAVAQLKPGEDATTTLAQADATKTSDHSAFVTTLARLSQDAASLTEKQREHLHYLEAWQVAYAGDYEAAIPLLESVVGSSSDKTLRFRATATLINILGIGHRYQDAFSRLSELTDTLPDVNDPQALLQGLGEAAQMLTTAGQYDLAADYAERMIQNTPANASACKGTYIKLHALYRGKRIVGSDPRYVQGVADCEAAGEKLIANALRTDVAESAIADGRPQDAVSLLEKHYASVLHDQYPSLTSQVESLLARGHWELGEVEAAEKYAHAAVDSAVPGEYSEPLASALHTLYLVARRHGDFQMATQWLERYMQVDKGYLNDVTARAIAYQVVKQQVASSRMEADALDRQNQILHLQREVDRRAMETSRLYIALLLTVLAAIALWLVRTKRAQLRFMRMARRDSLTGICNRQHFVDEATQALQAAGRNGTPSCLILFDLDHFKLVNDTYGHSEGDWVLLRVVAECRDHLLQHDVFGRLGGEEFAILLPFTDEASGAKRAEMIRSAIAAPPAGGPSTARVTASFGVACTLRHGADLDRLLIVADEALYRGKANGRDRVVIAMPEEAPQERPQEAEQIDAVDHATPVRMASP; encoded by the coding sequence GTGGGCCACATTCGCCACCGGCTCTCGCTGTGTGCGGTGGCGTTGTTGCTGGCGTCGTACGCCAGCATGGCTGTGGCCCAGTTGAAGCCGGGCGAGGATGCGACGACCACCCTCGCCCAGGCGGATGCGACCAAGACCTCGGACCATTCGGCTTTTGTCACGACACTGGCACGGTTGAGCCAGGACGCGGCGTCGCTGACGGAAAAGCAACGGGAGCATCTGCACTATCTCGAAGCGTGGCAGGTGGCCTATGCCGGCGATTACGAGGCGGCCATTCCCTTGCTGGAATCCGTCGTCGGCAGTTCGTCGGACAAGACCCTGCGTTTCCGCGCCACGGCCACGCTGATCAACATCCTGGGCATCGGCCATCGCTATCAGGATGCGTTCTCGCGCCTCAGCGAACTGACGGACACACTGCCGGACGTGAATGACCCGCAGGCGTTGCTGCAAGGGCTTGGCGAGGCGGCGCAGATGTTGACCACGGCCGGCCAGTACGACCTGGCCGCCGACTATGCCGAACGGATGATCCAGAACACGCCCGCCAACGCGAGTGCGTGCAAGGGCACGTATATCAAGTTGCATGCGCTGTATCGTGGCAAGCGTATCGTCGGCAGCGATCCGCGCTACGTGCAGGGCGTCGCCGACTGCGAGGCGGCTGGCGAGAAGCTCATCGCCAATGCCTTGCGCACCGACGTGGCAGAGAGCGCGATCGCCGACGGCCGACCACAGGACGCGGTGTCGCTGCTGGAGAAGCACTACGCGTCGGTATTGCACGATCAATATCCAAGTCTGACGTCGCAGGTCGAGTCGCTACTCGCGCGCGGACACTGGGAACTGGGCGAGGTGGAAGCCGCAGAGAAGTACGCGCATGCGGCTGTCGACAGCGCGGTGCCGGGCGAGTACTCCGAGCCTCTCGCAAGTGCCCTGCATACGCTGTACCTCGTGGCGCGACGCCACGGCGACTTCCAGATGGCCACGCAGTGGCTCGAACGCTACATGCAGGTCGACAAGGGCTATCTGAATGACGTGACCGCACGCGCCATCGCCTACCAGGTGGTGAAGCAACAGGTGGCGTCCAGCCGCATGGAAGCCGATGCACTGGACCGGCAGAACCAGATCCTGCACCTGCAGCGCGAAGTCGATCGGCGCGCCATGGAGACCAGTCGCCTGTATATCGCACTGCTGCTCACCGTTCTTGCCGCCATTGCGCTATGGCTGGTTCGTACCAAGCGCGCGCAGCTTCGATTCATGCGCATGGCCCGGCGCGACAGCCTCACCGGCATCTGCAACCGCCAGCACTTCGTCGATGAAGCCACGCAAGCCTTGCAGGCGGCGGGAAGGAACGGGACACCCTCGTGCCTCATCCTGTTCGACCTCGACCACTTCAAGCTCGTCAACGACACCTACGGGCATTCGGAAGGCGACTGGGTCCTTCTTCGTGTGGTGGCGGAATGCCGCGATCACCTGCTCCAGCACGACGTCTTCGGCCGCCTCGGCGGTGAGGAATTCGCGATCCTGCTGCCCTTCACCGATGAGGCGAGCGGTGCCAAGCGCGCCGAGATGATCCGTTCGGCCATCGCTGCACCACCGGCCGGCGGTCCTTCGACAGCACGTGTCACGGCGAGCTTCGGCGTCGCCTGCACGTTGCGGCACGGCGCGGACCTGGACCGCCTGTTGATCGTGGCGGACGAAGCGCTTTATCGGGGCAAGGCCAACGGTCGCGATCGCGTCGTGATCGCCATGCCCGAGGAAGCGCCGCAGGAACGACCGCAGGAAGCGGAACAGATCGATGCCGTGGACCATGCGACACCTGTCCGGATGGCGAGCCCCTGA
- a CDS encoding SAM-dependent methyltransferase yields the protein MTAATAGTLTCVGLGMMLGSHLTPIARSQITAADVVFAGVSDGVVEQWVRRLHPDVRSLQPFYAEAKPRQATYRDMVEAMLTEVRAGRRVCGVFYGHPGVFAQAPHEAVARARAEGYVARMEPGISSEDCLYADLGLDPGRTGCQHFEATQFMLYRRSVDTSAWLVLWQVGIAGDLSGGRFDTEPRRLAVLVEVLSRHYPPTHEVVIYRAATLPFQTPRIERMPLGSVQDASLGMPDTLAIPPCTPLEPDLAIRARLAEFAASEAP from the coding sequence ATGACGGCAGCGACCGCCGGCACGCTGACATGCGTGGGCCTGGGCATGATGCTCGGCTCGCACCTGACGCCGATCGCGCGGAGCCAGATCACGGCGGCAGACGTGGTCTTCGCCGGAGTATCCGATGGCGTCGTGGAGCAGTGGGTACGCCGTCTGCACCCCGACGTTCGCAGTCTTCAGCCGTTCTACGCCGAGGCGAAGCCACGGCAGGCGACATACCGGGACATGGTCGAGGCGATGCTGACCGAGGTGCGTGCAGGACGACGCGTGTGCGGCGTGTTCTATGGTCATCCCGGCGTCTTCGCGCAGGCACCGCACGAGGCGGTAGCGCGAGCACGCGCGGAGGGCTATGTGGCGCGGATGGAGCCGGGCATCTCGTCCGAGGACTGCCTCTACGCGGACCTTGGCCTGGACCCCGGCCGAACGGGCTGCCAGCACTTCGAAGCCACCCAGTTCATGTTGTATCGGCGCTCGGTCGATACCTCCGCATGGCTGGTGCTCTGGCAGGTCGGCATTGCCGGCGACCTGAGCGGCGGACGCTTCGACACCGAGCCCCGTCGTCTCGCCGTGCTGGTCGAGGTCCTGAGTCGCCATTACCCGCCCACCCACGAGGTGGTGATCTACCGCGCCGCCACCCTGCCCTTCCAGACGCCGCGGATCGAACGCATGCCACTCGGCAGTGTGCAGGACGCCTCGCTCGGCATGCCGGATACGCTGGCGATCCCCCCCTGCACGCCGCTGGAACCCGACCTCGCCATACGCGCGCGTCTGGCCGAATTTGCAGCATCGGAAGCGCCTTAA
- the btuB gene encoding TonB-dependent vitamin B12 receptor, producing the protein MPRGLARFAGSHHVSFRFRRLALAIAVAFVVPAVAVADEASTDLDQVVVTASRTDQGLTQVLAASTVIDRAEIEQRQPRSLADLLRGTPGVSIANNGGPGKATSVFMRGTEADHVLVLVDGVRVGSVTSGTAAFQDIPVDQIERIEIVRGPYSSLYGSDALGGVIQIFTRHPQGSFVPQASIGVGSDNTLRGAVGFAGRGANGWYAVEANHDQTDGINACRGRPSPGGGGCFTYEPDRDGYRNNALSLKGGWRFDEQWDADANATRSEGRNHYDGTNSNFAASATQVLGSRVRYKPAQDVLLTASLGRSEDLSTDEKDGVYADTFNTHRDLASIQADLGRIGGAMGLTTVGFDWQRDRVVGSTDYLVDARRNHALFAQWQQEFGANSIQASLRRDENSQFGGKTTGSLQYGYALTNTLQVTGSYGTAFKAPTFNDLYYPDYGNPDLRPETSRNVELGLRGTPGWGHWSINAFQNRIDHLIVFDASLTGPLFPFGGANNVDRSRIRGVELAGDTTLGDWRLAGNATWLQPEDDSDDANHGNLLPRRARRTARVDVDRSVGALSVGASVFTSGYRYDDTSNLHRLGGYTLTDLRLAYAFATAWKVELSANNVFDRHYETARYFNQPGRNWLLTLRYQPRS; encoded by the coding sequence ATGCCGCGCGGGTTGGCGCGGTTCGCAGGGAGTCATCACGTGTCGTTTCGTTTCCGCCGCCTCGCGCTTGCCATCGCGGTAGCTTTCGTCGTGCCTGCCGTCGCCGTTGCCGACGAGGCCTCCACCGATCTCGACCAGGTCGTCGTCACCGCCAGCCGCACCGATCAGGGACTCACCCAGGTGCTTGCTGCGTCGACCGTCATCGACCGTGCGGAGATCGAGCAGCGCCAGCCGCGCTCGCTCGCCGATCTGTTGCGCGGCACGCCCGGCGTCTCCATCGCCAACAACGGCGGTCCCGGCAAGGCCACATCGGTGTTCATGCGCGGCACCGAAGCCGATCACGTGCTCGTGCTGGTGGATGGCGTGCGGGTGGGCTCGGTCACGTCCGGCACGGCTGCCTTCCAGGACATTCCCGTCGATCAGATCGAGCGGATCGAAATCGTGCGCGGCCCTTACTCCAGTCTCTACGGCTCCGATGCGCTCGGTGGCGTCATCCAGATCTTCACCCGTCACCCGCAAGGCAGCTTCGTACCGCAGGCATCGATTGGCGTGGGCAGCGACAACACGTTGCGTGGCGCGGTCGGCTTTGCCGGTCGCGGTGCCAACGGCTGGTATGCAGTCGAGGCCAATCACGACCAGACCGATGGCATCAATGCATGCCGCGGCAGGCCCAGCCCCGGCGGTGGCGGTTGCTTCACCTACGAGCCGGATCGCGACGGTTATCGCAACAATGCGCTGTCGCTCAAGGGCGGCTGGCGCTTCGACGAACAATGGGATGCGGACGCCAATGCCACGCGCAGTGAAGGCCGCAATCACTACGACGGCACCAACAGCAACTTCGCCGCGTCGGCCACGCAGGTGCTCGGCAGCCGCGTGCGCTACAAGCCCGCGCAGGACGTGCTGTTGACGGCAAGCCTCGGGCGCAGCGAAGACCTTTCCACCGACGAGAAGGACGGTGTCTACGCCGATACCTTCAACACGCACCGCGATCTCGCCTCGATCCAGGCCGATCTCGGCCGCATCGGCGGTGCCATGGGCCTTACGACGGTGGGCTTCGACTGGCAGCGCGACCGCGTCGTTGGCAGCACCGACTATCTCGTCGATGCGCGGCGCAACCATGCTCTGTTCGCGCAGTGGCAACAGGAGTTCGGCGCAAACTCGATCCAGGCGAGCCTCCGCCGCGACGAGAACAGCCAGTTCGGCGGCAAGACCACGGGCAGTTTGCAATACGGCTACGCGCTGACGAACACCTTGCAGGTGACCGGCAGCTACGGCACGGCATTCAAGGCCCCCACGTTCAACGATCTCTACTATCCCGACTACGGCAACCCCGATCTGCGTCCCGAAACCTCGCGCAACGTCGAATTGGGCCTGCGCGGCACGCCGGGCTGGGGGCATTGGTCGATCAACGCGTTCCAGAACCGCATCGATCACCTCATCGTGTTCGACGCGAGCCTTACGGGGCCGCTGTTCCCCTTCGGTGGTGCGAACAACGTCGATCGCTCGCGCATCCGTGGCGTGGAACTCGCTGGCGACACGACGCTGGGCGACTGGCGGCTCGCGGGCAATGCCACGTGGTTGCAGCCCGAGGACGATAGCGATGATGCGAATCACGGCAACCTTCTGCCGCGTCGCGCGCGCCGCACGGCACGGGTGGACGTCGATCGCTCGGTCGGTGCGCTGAGCGTCGGGGCGAGCGTGTTCACCTCCGGGTATCGCTACGACGACACGAGCAACCTGCACCGGCTCGGCGGCTACACGCTCACCGATCTTCGCCTGGCGTATGCGTTTGCGACGGCCTGGAAGGTCGAGCTGTCCGCAAACAACGTGTTCGATCGCCATTACGAGACCGCCCGCTACTTCAACCAGCCTGGCCGTAACTGGCTGCTCACGCTGCGCTACCAACCCCGTTCGTAA
- the cobO gene encoding cob(I)yrinic acid a,c-diamide adenosyltransferase, which translates to MDDEARHRDRMRRKKELIDRRIARATIDRGVLVVNTGNGKGKSSSGFGMLARSLGHGFRCGVVQFIKGSFSTGEEAFFRVFEDGPLSYHVMGEGYTWETQDKARDIAAAMAAWEVAEGMLSDASMDFVLLDELNIALVKGYVPLDRVLAVLLARPSQQHVVITGRGAPDELIALADTVTEMRVIKHAYQAGIRAQKGIEL; encoded by the coding sequence ATGGACGACGAGGCGCGCCACCGCGACCGCATGCGCCGCAAGAAGGAGCTGATCGATCGCCGCATCGCACGTGCGACGATCGATCGCGGCGTCCTTGTGGTGAACACCGGCAATGGCAAAGGCAAGAGCTCGTCGGGCTTCGGCATGCTGGCGCGATCGCTCGGGCACGGGTTCCGCTGCGGCGTGGTGCAATTCATCAAGGGCAGTTTTTCGACGGGCGAGGAAGCCTTCTTCCGCGTGTTCGAAGATGGCCCCTTGAGCTATCACGTGATGGGCGAGGGCTATACGTGGGAGACCCAGGACAAGGCGCGCGACATCGCCGCCGCTATGGCGGCCTGGGAAGTCGCGGAGGGCATGTTGAGCGATGCGAGCATGGATTTCGTGCTGCTGGACGAGTTGAACATCGCCTTGGTGAAGGGCTATGTCCCGCTCGATCGCGTGCTGGCGGTACTCCTCGCGAGACCGTCGCAGCAGCACGTGGTCATCACGGGGCGCGGTGCGCCGGATGAACTGATCGCGCTGGCCGATACCGTGACGGAGATGCGCGTGATCAAGCACGCGTATCAAGCGGGTATCCGTGCGCAGAAGGGGATCGAGCTATGA